One Sphingobacteruim zhuxiongii DNA window includes the following coding sequences:
- a CDS encoding helix-turn-helix transcriptional regulator: MSVNKLALIRYKIIDKCLRQSHRKWTLDDLIEKVSDELYELEGIHSGISKRTIQGDIQIMRSNKLSYNAPIVVTERKYYSYSDPNYSISNSPISNLDIEKIKEVVDVLKHLNGFAYFEEMSDLIVRLENNLSKTEGKQKSVIQMESNKLLKGLEWITPLHKAIREEIPLLITYKSFKSKESIDTVYYPYLLKEYRNRWFVICLPKRSDTLITLALDRIVEIQEMAKTGFISYEGVDFERYFDDTIGVSKSPRDRGQRVIIEVDTKNAPYVETKPIHHSQTIVRRRENGNIVIRIDVVLNYELEREILGFGENMTVISPSILRKRINSRLQRALKHYDDPDIEPMRR, from the coding sequence ATGTCCGTTAATAAACTCGCATTAATTCGATATAAAATAATAGACAAATGTCTTCGTCAAAGCCATCGAAAATGGACTTTAGATGATCTTATTGAAAAGGTTTCTGATGAACTTTATGAGTTAGAAGGCATACACTCTGGCATTAGTAAGCGCACGATTCAGGGGGATATTCAAATTATGCGCAGCAACAAATTAAGTTATAATGCTCCAATTGTTGTGACAGAACGAAAATACTACAGTTATTCGGATCCGAATTACAGTATCAGCAACTCTCCAATATCTAATCTAGATATTGAAAAAATCAAGGAGGTCGTGGATGTTTTAAAACACCTTAATGGCTTCGCCTATTTTGAGGAAATGAGCGACCTGATTGTACGGCTTGAAAACAACCTCAGCAAAACTGAGGGGAAACAGAAGTCTGTTATACAAATGGAAAGCAACAAGTTACTAAAGGGCTTAGAATGGATAACTCCACTTCATAAAGCGATTCGGGAAGAGATACCTCTTCTTATTACCTATAAGTCGTTTAAATCGAAAGAAAGTATCGATACTGTATATTATCCTTATTTACTGAAAGAATATAGAAATCGCTGGTTTGTCATTTGCTTACCGAAGAGATCCGACACATTAATCACACTAGCGCTTGATCGTATCGTTGAAATTCAAGAAATGGCAAAAACTGGATTTATCTCCTATGAAGGCGTAGATTTCGAACGTTATTTTGATGATACAATTGGTGTCAGTAAAAGTCCCAGGGATAGAGGACAAAGGGTGATCATCGAAGTAGATACGAAGAATGCCCCTTACGTGGAGACAAAACCTATACATCATTCCCAAACAATTGTTAGACGGAGAGAGAATGGCAATATCGTGATTAGAATAGATGTTGTGCTAAATTATGAATTAGAGCGAGAGATTTTAGGATTCGGAGAAAACATGACGGTAATCTCACCTTCGATTTTAAGGAAACGAATTAACAGCCGACTTCAAAGAGCACTCAAACACTACGACGACCCAGACATCGAACCCATGCGACGATAG